From a single Calonectris borealis chromosome 19, bCalBor7.hap1.2, whole genome shotgun sequence genomic region:
- the MRPS17 gene encoding small ribosomal subunit protein uS17m — translation MSVPRGAVHAKWIVGKVIGTKMQKTAKVRVTRLVLDPYLLKFFNKRKTYFAHDPLQQCVVGDIVLLKALPERRSKHVKHELAEIVFKVGNVIDPITGKPCAGTRFLENLSDSENLTEADTTYLSEKLQELKVCSTDK, via the exons ATGTCTGTACCACGTGGAGCTGTCCATGCAAAATGGATAGTAGGGAAAGTAATAGGAACCAAAATGCAGAAAACTGCCAAAGTGAGAGTGACAAGGCTTGTGCTAGATCCTTACTTACTAAAG TTCTTTAACAAACGAAAAACCTATTTTGCCCATGATCCATTGCAGCAGTGTGTTGTTGGAGACATTGTTCTTCTGAAAGCTTTGCCTGAGCGAAGGAGCAAACATGTGAAACACGAACTGGCTGAAATTGTTTTCAAGGTTGGAAATGTCATAGATCCAATAACAGGAAAGCCCTGTGCGGGAACTAGATTCCTTGAAAATCTGTCAGATTCGGAAAATCTGACAGAGGCAGATACTACCTATCTAAGTGAAAAACTTCAGGAACTTAAAGTTTGTTCAACAGACAAATAG